The following are from one region of the Ptychodera flava strain L36383 chromosome 15, AS_Pfla_20210202, whole genome shotgun sequence genome:
- the LOC139150867 gene encoding germ cell-specific gene 1-like protein — translation MATKTMPEQSDEEKKKEDSKRSGSGAFLKCLLCLPIIGVVLPILGTVFAGVAIGTSYWIVGSMTVYDFPNRTDDDTDSTKQITFLSHTGLFQHCELREDFVETEKDSTWLCINVIEMMGAKELEGDILTEQLKSVIAFEIISFVASCSAGLSAIVGWLTGHPLAMLVSGVVGAMAGLFMMVGNSMYMIVHNEVQEKSKQLKMAYEEWGFGWSLNLGWCAFVMCALATFVQFVVYTAFQKYRKEHPDANMSSLCQFFDRFECSVLFKRNNENASSKNLPDSTSKDDLKTPSSPRSDA, via the exons ATGGCGACCAAGACAATGCCCGAACAGAGTGACGAGGAGAAGAAAAAGGAGGACTCTAAACGTAGTGGCAGCGGCGCATTTCTCAAATGTTTGCTGTGCTTACCGATAATCGGCGTCGTGCTGCCCATTCTCGGCACTGTATTCGCCGGAGTAGCGATCGGTACTTCGTATTGGATCGTGGGATCCATGACCGTTTACGACTTTCCGAACCGTACGGATGACGACACAGATTCCACCAAACAAATAACGTTTTTGAGCCATACTGGACTATTTCAACACTGCGAGCTTCGTGAGGACTTCGTAGAAACTGAGAAAG attcCACATGGCTCTGCATAAATGTTATAGAAATGATGGGTGCAAAAGAATTGGAAGGGGACATTTTGACCG AGCAATTAAAATCAGTCATAGCTTTTGAAATTATCAGTTTCGTTGCTTCATGCAGTGCTGGATTGAGTGCAATCGTCGGCTGGCTGACTGGACATCCGTTAGCAATGCTAGTTTCTGGCGTGGTTGGGGCAATGGCCG GGTTGTTCATGATGGTCGGCAATTCGATGTACATGATCGTCCATAACGAAGTACAGGAGAAATCGAAACAACTAAAGATGGCTTACGAGGAATGGGGTTTCGGATGGTCATTGAACCTTGGATGGTGTGCTTTTGTCATGTGTGCTCTGGCCACATTCGTTCAATTCGTCGTTTACACGGCTTTTCAGAAATACAGGAAGGAACACCCCGATGCCAACATGAGCTCACTGTGTCAGTTTTTTGATAGATTTGAATGCAGCGTCCTATTCAAGAGAAACAATGAGAACGCCTCGTCAAAAAACTTGCCAGATTCCACGTCGAAAGATGATTTGAAGACGCCAAGCTCACCTCGTTCAGACGCGTAG